The following proteins come from a genomic window of Heyndrickxia acidicola:
- a CDS encoding YheC/YheD family endospore coat-associated protein yields MVLLGMLHHRAHPKDVQKAYAYAAVAKVEGVDFFYFSPGKVNIHKQSIMGKVYDKGNWVDKEFPFPDVIFNASGPATSKAEDIVNYLYDRIPFTSHSIGNKMSVYKRIKEGGEYEPYLIPSETYKDFETFDIFANRFDKIVMKPVSGHQGGGILFIEREGKAEYKINENGETNIYSEKALKKLLMEHTKEQEYLIQPFIMCKIKSGHVYDFRLHVQKNGEGRWVITSIYPRIGQLGTFTSNMSNGGYTAYLKHFLKNEFGNKWFDVYQQLKWFSLNFPVHFETLYKGDSFDELGIDIGVDQKRKLWIFEVNWRPGAPMIFDLELDVAKNTIQYAKYLAAANKN; encoded by the coding sequence ATGGTGCTTTTGGGAATGCTCCATCATCGGGCACATCCAAAAGATGTTCAAAAAGCGTATGCCTATGCAGCTGTAGCGAAGGTAGAAGGGGTGGATTTTTTTTATTTCTCTCCTGGAAAAGTGAATATACATAAACAAAGTATTATGGGAAAAGTGTATGACAAGGGAAACTGGGTAGATAAAGAATTTCCCTTTCCGGATGTCATATTTAATGCAAGCGGACCAGCTACATCCAAGGCTGAAGATATAGTTAATTACCTATATGATCGAATACCATTTACAAGCCATTCAATTGGAAATAAGATGAGTGTTTATAAAAGAATCAAGGAAGGAGGGGAATATGAGCCTTATCTGATTCCATCCGAAACGTATAAAGATTTTGAAACGTTCGACATTTTTGCGAACCGTTTTGATAAAATTGTTATGAAACCGGTAAGCGGACATCAAGGCGGAGGCATTCTCTTTATTGAAAGAGAAGGAAAAGCAGAATATAAGATAAATGAAAATGGCGAAACAAACATTTATTCAGAAAAAGCATTAAAAAAGCTCCTTATGGAACATACGAAAGAACAAGAGTATTTAATTCAGCCATTTATTATGTGTAAAATTAAATCAGGCCATGTCTATGATTTTAGGCTTCATGTTCAAAAAAATGGTGAAGGAAGATGGGTCATTACTTCTATTTATCCACGAATAGGCCAGTTGGGAACCTTTACATCCAATATGTCAAACGGAGGTTATACAGCATATTTAAAGCATTTTCTTAAAAATGAATTTGGTAATAAATGGTTCGATGTGTATCAGCAATTGAAATGGTTTTCATTAAATTTTCCGGTCCATTTTGAAACTCTTTATAAAGGGGATTCTTTTGATGAACTCGGTATTGATATAGGCGTAGACCAAAAACGAAAATTATGGATATTTGAGGTGAATTGGCGTCCTGGTGCCCCTATGATATTTGACCTTGAATTAGATGTAGCTAAAAATACAATTCAATATGCCAAATATTTAGCTGCTGCCAATAAGAACTAG
- a CDS encoding ATP-grasp domain-containing protein yields the protein MKTFIFIGTNKSGSSREAIRAADRLGFFTVLFTNRKQFLNQRAEFPDVHLMLFSDLDDVDSLKNRISILSSEGKKINGIMSFMDSYVQIAAQLSEEFGLGTYSLKAISAMENKLETRTILQYHPSTPFYIKYNSDQPLDDFVESVTPSFPLVVKSPFSTGSKDVLFVNNKEEFKKTLSKLSAKEEDILIEEYLQGPQYLIEVLVHNGYVSIVAIIEQQITYFQHFIVTGYALLAEVQESFYNSIFATVSSILHQLGLKNGACHFEMRWVNGEWKLIEINPRISGGAMNRMIEVAYGINLVEETIRVYLGNKPNLTKKQNKFVYTHYLTVNETGTLVKVTGRNRCSKYPGVEEVFIKPRKGKVLHSPKSMGDRYGYVMAASNSQEEAKKIAIEAAKEITFNLNPNINR from the coding sequence ATGAAAACATTTATATTTATCGGAACCAATAAATCCGGATCCAGCCGGGAGGCTATTCGAGCCGCAGATCGACTTGGTTTTTTCACGGTTTTATTTACTAATAGAAAACAATTTCTGAATCAAAGGGCTGAATTCCCAGATGTACACCTTATGCTGTTTTCAGACTTGGACGACGTTGACTCCTTAAAAAATCGGATTTCTATTTTAAGCAGTGAGGGAAAAAAAATTAATGGAATTATGAGTTTTATGGATTCTTACGTACAAATTGCAGCACAGCTTTCCGAGGAATTCGGACTAGGCACCTACTCTTTAAAAGCCATAAGTGCAATGGAAAATAAATTAGAAACACGAACGATTCTTCAATACCATCCATCCACTCCTTTTTACATCAAATATAATTCAGACCAGCCATTAGATGACTTTGTTGAATCAGTTACTCCCTCTTTTCCTCTTGTTGTAAAATCCCCATTCTCAACAGGGTCTAAAGATGTTTTGTTTGTAAACAATAAAGAGGAATTTAAAAAAACACTCTCTAAACTATCTGCTAAAGAAGAAGATATTTTAATAGAAGAATACCTGCAAGGTCCCCAATATTTAATAGAGGTCCTGGTTCACAATGGATACGTTTCTATTGTGGCGATTATCGAGCAGCAAATTACTTATTTTCAACATTTTATCGTTACAGGCTATGCGCTGCTCGCAGAGGTACAGGAGTCCTTCTATAACAGTATCTTTGCCACGGTAAGCAGTATTTTACACCAACTGGGGTTGAAAAACGGCGCCTGTCACTTTGAAATGCGCTGGGTAAATGGAGAATGGAAATTAATCGAAATCAATCCGAGAATTTCCGGGGGAGCAATGAACCGAATGATTGAGGTCGCCTATGGGATTAATTTAGTAGAGGAAACGATTCGAGTTTATTTAGGAAACAAGCCAAACCTAACTAAAAAACAAAATAAATTTGTTTACACGCACTACTTAACGGTAAATGAAACTGGAACTTTGGTTAAGGTCACTGGAAGAAATCGCTGCTCCAAATATCCAGGTGTAGAGGAGGTTTTTATTAAACCCCGAAAAGGAAAGGTTTTACATTCACCTAAATCAATGGGCGACCGTTATGGATATGTAATGGCAGCTTCCAATTCCCAGGAGGAAGCAAAAAAAATCGCAATTGAAGCAGCAAAAGAAATAACATTTAATCTGAATCCAAACATCAATCGGTAG
- a CDS encoding Mur ligase family protein has protein sequence MKTLLLDDILTTMNVQPNEKQKGVRIFHVTHDRFDIDNHTVYFHLTNKNVPIDSIVNYENVFIVTDSPFPSIEKLKSEQIIMVDDLKKAFFKFTYYYRHLFNIPVVAITGTCGKSTTKEMLKHILEETHNVQATISSKNADYYNLPYLMGIDEDTDVAVFETAVAAKGDMEVACKYFYPTIGVMTMIDVDHTDKFSIFDDYINEKAKIMEGLGFEGTLLLNTDDPYLSALNTSKYKGSIVSFGKSDDADIRIKEIHYDVSGMNFSFLTKEREFNGYIPGLGESNVYNAVAALAVADVLGIDLHYAIKRLSSYQHMKSHFQIIKGRNQITLVDDTWKSNPASLRKGLESLCSIAKPSQRKIVVLGRMASLGKYANEQYTKAGYLLGHLGIDVLITKGSIAKDLANPAIRGGMDPNNVYHFSEANEIKNFFDTFLKPSDIVYFKTGGNQSDFEDIIDYLK, from the coding sequence TTGAAAACATTATTATTAGACGATATTTTAACTACAATGAACGTTCAGCCTAACGAAAAACAAAAAGGTGTACGTATCTTTCATGTAACGCATGACAGGTTTGATATTGATAATCATACTGTATATTTTCACTTGACAAACAAAAACGTGCCTATAGACTCGATAGTAAACTATGAGAATGTTTTTATTGTGACAGATTCGCCGTTTCCTTCAATCGAAAAGTTGAAATCAGAGCAAATTATCATGGTAGATGATCTTAAAAAGGCTTTCTTTAAATTTACTTACTATTACAGGCATCTATTCAACATACCTGTTGTTGCCATAACAGGTACTTGTGGGAAGTCCACCACGAAAGAAATGTTAAAGCATATCTTAGAGGAAACCCATAATGTCCAAGCAACCATTTCCAGCAAAAATGCGGATTATTACAATCTGCCTTACTTAATGGGGATCGATGAAGATACAGATGTGGCAGTATTTGAAACAGCTGTAGCCGCAAAAGGAGATATGGAGGTGGCATGTAAGTATTTTTATCCGACCATTGGAGTTATGACGATGATCGATGTGGACCATACAGATAAATTTAGTATATTTGATGATTATATTAATGAAAAGGCAAAAATAATGGAAGGGTTAGGCTTTGAGGGAACGCTTTTACTAAATACGGACGATCCTTATCTCTCCGCTCTCAATACTTCAAAATATAAAGGAAGCATAGTATCGTTCGGGAAAAGCGACGATGCGGATATTAGGATTAAGGAAATTCATTATGATGTTTCAGGAATGAACTTTTCGTTTCTAACTAAAGAAAGGGAGTTTAACGGGTATATACCTGGTTTGGGAGAAAGTAATGTGTATAATGCGGTCGCAGCGTTGGCGGTAGCTGATGTTTTAGGAATTGATTTACACTATGCCATAAAGAGATTATCAAGCTATCAACATATGAAATCACATTTTCAAATCATTAAGGGTAGAAACCAAATTACGTTAGTGGATGATACGTGGAAATCGAATCCTGCCTCCTTAAGAAAAGGTTTAGAATCTTTATGCAGCATCGCAAAGCCGTCTCAAAGAAAAATAGTTGTACTCGGAAGAATGGCATCACTCGGAAAGTATGCAAATGAACAATACACGAAAGCAGGATATTTGCTTGGGCATTTAGGGATTGATGTACTTATAACGAAAGGATCGATTGCGAAAGACCTGGCAAACCCAGCCATCAGGGGTGGAATGGATCCAAACAATGTTTATCACTTTTCAGAAGCAAATGAAATAAAGAATTTTTTTGATACATTTTTAAAGCCATCTGACATTGTGTATTTTAAAACAGGTGGAAATCAAAGTGATTTTGAGGATATCATTGATTATTTGAAATAG
- a CDS encoding STAS domain-containing protein, with product MRNQEFEYIGRKIVENRYTLARMISKYIYQYTTNNFEQSRMPETDYTEIRAEIMGYFGEALYNEEIMVNRKVEDWARRAGDLTIKYNISLTESLRMVSVFRIIVWEIFTEELQQNHISCTSLVDISEKFHNLLDSVFRIFGEVHEKYNRSLLNTAYKELEELSVPVVPLARRLAVIPLIGAVDTYRAELIMKSALSESNRLGLEKIIFDLSGVPIIDSLVSNLLFQVIKSLKLMGVESIITGIRPSIAQTITRLGIDFHFIQTFSSMQQALNELGFKQVETK from the coding sequence ATGAGGAATCAAGAGTTTGAATATATTGGTCGAAAGATTGTTGAAAATAGATATACCTTAGCTCGAATGATCAGTAAATACATATATCAATACACGACGAACAATTTTGAACAGAGCAGAATGCCAGAAACCGATTATACGGAAATAAGGGCTGAAATTATGGGTTATTTCGGAGAAGCACTTTATAATGAAGAAATTATGGTCAATAGAAAAGTAGAAGATTGGGCGAGACGGGCAGGGGACTTGACAATTAAATATAATATTTCTTTAACAGAATCCTTGCGTATGGTTTCGGTTTTCAGAATCATTGTATGGGAAATATTCACAGAAGAACTACAGCAAAACCATATTAGTTGCACCAGTTTGGTTGATATCTCCGAAAAGTTTCATAATCTTCTCGATTCTGTTTTTAGAATTTTTGGAGAGGTTCATGAAAAGTATAATCGAAGCTTGTTAAACACTGCTTATAAGGAGCTGGAGGAATTATCCGTTCCAGTAGTTCCTTTAGCAAGAAGGCTTGCTGTTATTCCTCTTATAGGTGCTGTGGACACCTACCGTGCCGAACTGATCATGAAATCAGCATTAAGTGAATCAAACCGATTGGGTCTTGAAAAAATTATTTTTGATCTCTCAGGAGTGCCAATAATAGACAGTTTAGTTTCAAATTTGCTTTTTCAAGTTATTAAATCATTAAAATTAATGGGTGTGGAGTCTATCATAACTGGAATTCGTCCTTCTATTGCCCAAACGATTACTCGTTTGGGAATTGATTTTCATTTTATCCAAACGTTTAGCAGTATGCAGCAGGCTCTTAACGAGTTAGGATTTAAACAAGTGGAAACAAAATAA
- a CDS encoding LytR/AlgR family response regulator transcription factor: MKPLSVVIVDDDDSSRYLLKNFISYFADYEYAGEASSGLEFIDLVLDIKPDIALVDIQMSGLSGMEAVRECLKSQPTLQVIFTTGYEEFAVEAFNIAAADYLIKPIQRHKLLSALEKGKNSLEGLRNKKRGQSSRDQYRKLSVRSYNTHLYLLFEDILFVEKEDKKTMLHTKDEVFETTESLQEIESRLPDYFFKTHRSFLVNLRSIVRIEPMGETYLAYLSNTKKVAYISKLKIQEVRALLTS; this comes from the coding sequence ATGAAACCATTATCAGTTGTAATAGTGGATGACGATGATTCCTCAAGATATTTATTAAAGAATTTTATCAGCTATTTTGCAGATTATGAATACGCGGGTGAAGCGTCCAGTGGACTTGAGTTTATTGATTTGGTACTGGATATCAAGCCTGATATTGCATTGGTTGATATACAAATGTCCGGATTAAGCGGCATGGAGGCTGTCAGGGAATGTTTGAAAAGTCAGCCAACATTGCAGGTTATTTTCACAACCGGATATGAGGAATTCGCCGTAGAGGCCTTTAATATCGCTGCTGCAGATTATTTAATCAAACCTATCCAAAGACACAAGCTTTTATCTGCTCTGGAAAAAGGAAAAAATTCTTTGGAAGGGTTAAGAAATAAAAAGAGGGGGCAATCCTCGAGAGACCAGTATCGCAAGTTATCGGTCAGATCCTATAATACACATCTCTATCTTCTTTTTGAAGATATTCTATTTGTCGAAAAAGAAGATAAAAAAACAATGCTTCACACAAAAGATGAGGTTTTTGAAACAACTGAATCTTTACAGGAAATAGAAAGCAGATTGCCAGATTATTTTTTTAAAACACATCGGTCTTTTTTAGTGAATTTAAGAAGTATTGTTCGAATTGAACCCATGGGAGAAACTTATCTTGCTTACTTATCAAACACAAAAAAAGTCGCTTATATCTCCAAGCTGAAAATACAGGAGGTAAGAGCGCTGCTAACAAGTTAA
- a CDS encoding aspartyl-phosphate phosphatase Spo0E family protein, with translation MNKLEEEIEHSRKKLLELAALYGLASEETITCSQYLDQLLNSFIVQKKLNS, from the coding sequence ATGAATAAGCTTGAAGAAGAAATTGAACATTCCAGAAAAAAATTGTTGGAATTGGCTGCTCTATACGGATTAGCTTCTGAAGAAACAATTACATGCAGTCAATATTTAGATCAATTACTGAACTCATTCATTGTCCAAAAAAAACTCAATTCTTGA
- a CDS encoding LytR/AlgR family response regulator transcription factor → MKSINVMIIDDNEDSIEILHYYLRGHEHFEVIGICRNGEELVDQVMRKKPDLLLVDINMPNKNGIEAVKECISFYPNLRFIFITGYEHYAVEAFDLSAVDYIVKPIEKKRLHQALGKAIDKIEYGNQLPKTKIQNLSVKDQKGVTYIPLHEIFFIEKKGKKSVIYSKNQNLETNENLANLLSRLDSSFYAAHRSYIINLKKISHIVPQHKTFVAYFHQFGYNASISKLKINDIRLKLESY, encoded by the coding sequence TTGAAATCTATAAACGTAATGATTATAGATGATAACGAAGATTCCATTGAAATCTTACATTATTATCTTAGAGGGCATGAACACTTTGAGGTTATTGGAATTTGCAGAAATGGCGAAGAACTCGTCGATCAGGTTATGAGAAAAAAACCGGATTTATTATTAGTGGATATTAATATGCCAAATAAAAATGGCATAGAGGCTGTTAAGGAATGTATCAGCTTTTATCCAAATTTAAGATTTATTTTTATAACAGGATATGAACATTATGCAGTGGAGGCATTTGATCTTTCGGCAGTTGATTATATCGTAAAGCCGATAGAAAAAAAACGGCTGCATCAGGCCTTAGGGAAGGCGATAGATAAAATTGAGTATGGGAATCAGCTGCCAAAAACCAAAATTCAAAATTTGTCTGTGAAAGACCAAAAAGGTGTTACCTACATTCCCTTACATGAAATATTCTTTATAGAAAAAAAAGGAAAGAAGAGTGTGATTTACTCTAAAAACCAGAATCTTGAAACCAATGAAAATTTAGCGAATTTGCTATCTCGACTCGACTCTTCCTTTTATGCAGCACATCGTTCTTATATCATTAACCTCAAAAAGATTTCTCATATTGTGCCCCAACATAAAACGTTTGTAGCTTATTTTCATCAATTTGGCTATAACGCAAGTATTTCAAAGCTTAAAATTAACGATATAAGATTGAAACTGGAAAGTTATTAA
- a CDS encoding GAF domain-containing sensor histidine kinase: MKIEEDHTIKMLQRIAEGIICLNQDEEIVFVNEAGKGFLQIPDGLEFQGKAIWELIRPEVREELYSMMAKSKSTLQTIHSEIYLTSLSKWIDCTIYPSAENSVIMIKNITAIKSVEEAFRKKNLRLTILSETTSQLLSKDNPKDILDSLFNELSLYLNLDTFFNYIYDEKVNKLKLMNSSGVPEAMKREIEWLNIGEAVCGKVAETKEKIVKENIDQSDEECLQIIKNIGIKAYACYPLISFGKFIGTLSFGSTARAAFSDEELNLIPVICSHVAITLERIFFISKLKFEKEEAEKANRTKSDFLSMMSHELRNPLNSILGFGQILYEDEHDPLSKEQSKKLKRILNSSRQLLTLINDTLNVAKAEYQLNDILAKPIQVGPVLMDCINMVQSQLTNKQITLLCNVDFTQLPLVLADSKRLQIILLNLLTNAIKFSNNQGTIKVTCNIQEYLLEISIEDFGIGIPKKEHERIFEPFYRIFHPTLNIEGTGIGLSLVKQFIEQLHGKVRVESEPGIGSCFKISLPAYLWKK, encoded by the coding sequence ATGAAAATTGAGGAAGACCATACCATAAAAATGCTACAAAGAATAGCAGAAGGAATCATCTGTTTGAACCAAGATGAAGAAATAGTATTCGTGAATGAAGCAGGTAAAGGTTTTCTTCAAATACCAGATGGCCTTGAATTTCAAGGTAAAGCGATTTGGGAGTTGATTCGCCCTGAAGTAAGAGAAGAATTGTATAGTATGATGGCAAAGTCAAAGTCAACACTTCAAACAATTCATTCTGAAATCTATTTGACATCACTGTCTAAATGGATAGATTGCACTATTTACCCTTCTGCAGAAAATAGTGTCATTATGATTAAAAACATTACTGCAATAAAGAGTGTTGAAGAGGCGTTTCGCAAAAAAAACCTAAGACTCACTATTCTTTCTGAGACGACAAGCCAATTATTATCGAAGGATAATCCTAAAGATATCCTTGATTCATTATTTAATGAGCTATCTCTTTATCTTAATTTAGATACATTTTTTAATTATATTTATGATGAAAAGGTAAATAAGCTCAAATTAATGAACAGCAGCGGGGTTCCTGAGGCAATGAAAAGGGAAATTGAATGGCTGAATATAGGGGAAGCTGTATGCGGAAAAGTGGCTGAGACCAAAGAAAAGATTGTAAAAGAAAACATCGATCAGTCAGATGAAGAATGTCTTCAAATCATAAAAAATATTGGAATAAAGGCGTACGCATGCTATCCGCTAATCTCTTTTGGGAAATTTATCGGGACTTTATCATTTGGTTCAACAGCAAGGGCGGCTTTTTCCGATGAGGAATTAAATCTTATTCCGGTAATTTGTAGCCATGTGGCCATAACACTTGAGAGAATCTTCTTTATTTCTAAGTTGAAATTTGAAAAAGAAGAAGCGGAAAAAGCCAATCGGACAAAATCAGATTTTTTATCCATGATGAGCCATGAGCTCAGAAATCCATTAAATTCCATTCTTGGTTTTGGACAAATTCTATATGAAGATGAACACGATCCATTATCTAAGGAACAAAGCAAAAAATTGAAAAGAATACTGAATTCCTCCAGACAATTGCTGACACTGATTAATGATACGTTAAATGTGGCGAAAGCTGAATATCAACTAAATGATATACTAGCAAAACCCATTCAAGTTGGTCCTGTTTTAATGGATTGCATTAATATGGTCCAGTCTCAGCTGACTAATAAACAGATTACATTATTATGTAATGTCGACTTTACTCAATTACCATTGGTGCTGGCAGATTCAAAAAGGCTTCAAATCATACTGTTGAATTTATTAACCAACGCGATCAAATTTTCAAATAATCAAGGAACCATTAAAGTGACATGTAACATACAAGAGTATTTATTGGAGATTAGTATAGAAGATTTTGGAATTGGGATTCCCAAAAAGGAGCATGAAAGAATTTTTGAGCCATTCTATAGAATCTTTCACCCTACTTTAAATATTGAAGGCACAGGGATAGGTTTGTCTTTGGTAAAGCAATTCATTGAACAGCTGCATGGAAAGGTACGAGTTGAAAGTGAACCAGGTATAGGCAGCTGTTTTAAAATATCACTGCCAGCTTATTTATGGAAAAAGTAA
- a CDS encoding ArsR/SmtB family transcription factor produces MKNFQPILKLKMDIPEARHDVFHGIADPTRRRILKMLVDKELPIASIAECLPISRTAVNKHLQVLSDAGLVNRKKAGREMRYTLRPEAFMEVKDWLAFFEQYWDEKLLVLKKYIEVKDGH; encoded by the coding sequence ATGAAAAACTTCCAGCCTATTTTGAAGCTTAAAATGGATATTCCTGAAGCGAGGCATGATGTTTTTCATGGGATTGCAGATCCTACACGCCGGCGAATATTAAAAATGCTTGTTGACAAGGAACTTCCGATTGCATCCATTGCCGAGTGCTTACCAATAAGCCGTACTGCTGTTAATAAACATTTGCAAGTGCTTTCTGATGCCGGGTTAGTCAACAGGAAAAAAGCTGGTAGGGAAATGCGGTACACTCTTCGGCCGGAGGCATTCATGGAGGTCAAAGATTGGCTGGCTTTTTTTGAACAATACTGGGATGAGAAGCTGCTGGTCTTGAAAAAATATATAGAAGTAAAAGACGGTCATTAA
- a CDS encoding SRPBCC family protein, with protein sequence MNSQENLTEIRKTIILNAPIKKVWQAVSTSEGIAAWWMPNTFEPVLGHEFILHAGQFGDSPCKVTELEPPYRLGFDWGKDWHLVFELKSLDEKTEFTLIHSGWEADKATEFGQPHSMIRTIMDGGWDKIVNEKLPAYFEA encoded by the coding sequence TTGAATTCACAAGAAAATTTAACGGAAATTCGTAAGACCATCATTCTAAATGCTCCTATTAAAAAGGTGTGGCAGGCTGTCTCAACATCTGAAGGAATAGCAGCCTGGTGGATGCCCAATACGTTCGAGCCGGTTTTAGGGCATGAATTTATTCTCCATGCAGGTCAATTCGGGGATTCACCGTGTAAAGTTACGGAATTAGAACCGCCATACCGGCTTGGATTTGACTGGGGAAAAGACTGGCATCTCGTTTTTGAATTAAAATCATTAGATGAAAAAACAGAGTTTACACTCATCCACTCAGGCTGGGAAGCAGATAAAGCGACTGAGTTTGGACAGCCTCATTCAATGATTCGAACGATTATGGATGGCGGATGGGATAAAATTGTAAATGAAAAACTTCCAGCCTATTTTGAAGCTTAA
- a CDS encoding DUF1294 domain-containing protein — MIQLVFIYYLVINVLGLFLMYTDKKKAINGQYRIREATLWRVAIFGGGVGSTIGMEMFRHKTKHPSFKYGFPSLAIIQIVIVIYLANLRY; from the coding sequence ATGATTCAGTTAGTATTCATTTATTATTTAGTGATAAATGTACTAGGACTATTTTTAATGTATACGGATAAGAAAAAAGCAATTAATGGCCAGTATCGCATTAGGGAGGCTACATTATGGAGAGTGGCGATATTCGGCGGAGGAGTGGGTTCGACGATAGGTATGGAGATGTTTAGACATAAAACAAAACACCCCTCATTTAAATATGGTTTCCCTTCTCTTGCTATCATCCAAATTGTAATTGTCATCTATTTGGCAAATCTACGTTATTAA
- a CDS encoding carbon-nitrogen hydrolase family protein yields MKIALAQTRFPASALEGLNTIKKMILEAGEKNCQLICFPESLLPGLRGVGYEIEDYNHDLQMEAVEQVRKLAVETGVSVILPMEWKGETGMHIIAKVISNDGEILGFQTKNQMDPEEDQFNYVPGEGRKLFKVGHLTFGIVICHEGWRYPETVRWAARKGARIVFHPQYTGIVENPGFYNYAMVSRSLENNIYFASVNYALKGQETTSAIISPKGEILAAALPEKEELLVYEIEPELATGLLASRFLPSLC; encoded by the coding sequence ATGAAAATTGCACTCGCGCAGACTAGATTTCCGGCTTCGGCACTGGAAGGACTTAATACCATCAAGAAGATGATACTGGAAGCAGGTGAGAAAAACTGCCAGCTAATTTGTTTCCCCGAATCCCTTCTCCCAGGTTTAAGAGGAGTGGGCTATGAGATAGAGGATTACAATCACGATTTACAAATGGAGGCTGTAGAACAAGTAAGGAAGTTGGCAGTGGAAACAGGGGTATCTGTTATTTTGCCAATGGAATGGAAAGGAGAAACGGGCATGCATATTATCGCCAAGGTGATCTCAAACGATGGTGAAATACTTGGCTTTCAAACAAAGAATCAAATGGATCCGGAAGAAGATCAATTTAATTATGTACCAGGTGAAGGGAGAAAATTGTTTAAGGTTGGACATTTGACATTTGGCATTGTCATCTGCCATGAAGGCTGGCGTTATCCGGAAACTGTAAGATGGGCTGCACGAAAAGGAGCGAGAATTGTCTTTCATCCCCAATACACTGGAATAGTCGAGAACCCCGGGTTTTACAATTATGCAATGGTAAGCAGAAGCCTCGAAAACAATATCTACTTTGCCAGTGTGAACTACGCATTGAAAGGACAAGAAACTACGTCTGCTATCATTTCTCCAAAAGGCGAAATACTTGCAGCCGCGTTGCCGGAAAAGGAAGAATTGCTCGTTTATGAAATTGAACCCGAGCTTGCAACAGGTTTGTTAGCCAGCCGCTTTCTTCCATCACTGTGTTAA
- a CDS encoding helix-turn-helix transcriptional regulator, translating to MPKEYENRGFLLKQRAFLKLYLLNNIPKQKGYGLKLLEELREDFKQYGYSPTHSELYKVLHELTREGIVRREKKLLGEPGVDFQEIIIYHLTDKGQQEKELYKKQMKAELDRCLGLLNKAVRDNYGPLLN from the coding sequence ATGCCTAAAGAATATGAAAATCGCGGCTTTTTGCTAAAGCAGCGTGCTTTTTTAAAGCTGTATTTATTAAATAACATTCCCAAGCAAAAAGGCTACGGTTTAAAACTTTTGGAAGAACTTCGAGAGGACTTTAAACAATATGGGTATTCACCTACTCATTCTGAACTATACAAGGTTCTGCATGAATTAACTCGTGAAGGAATTGTCAGAAGAGAAAAAAAGCTGTTGGGGGAGCCTGGAGTAGACTTTCAGGAAATCATTATTTATCATTTGACAGACAAAGGACAGCAGGAAAAGGAGCTGTATAAAAAGCAAATGAAAGCAGAGCTTGATCGCTGTTTAGGCTTATTGAATAAAGCTGTAAGAGATAACTATGGTCCGCTGCTGAACTAG
- a CDS encoding MerR family transcriptional regulator — MYNISEIARRLETTAHTLRYYEKEKLLSPNRNANGERVYSEGELKWLQFVMKLKQTQMPIAKIRKYAELLKEGEHTAAARLQLLNEHRESIKEQIENLLETEKLLNKKINAYKQMIRK, encoded by the coding sequence ATGTATAATATTAGTGAAATCGCAAGACGATTGGAGACAACGGCTCATACTCTGCGTTACTATGAAAAAGAAAAGCTGCTTTCTCCCAACCGAAATGCAAACGGGGAAAGAGTGTATAGTGAAGGAGAGCTAAAATGGCTTCAATTTGTAATGAAATTAAAACAAACCCAAATGCCAATTGCTAAAATTAGAAAATATGCTGAGTTATTGAAAGAAGGGGAACATACAGCTGCTGCTAGACTGCAGCTTCTTAATGAGCATAGAGAATCGATTAAAGAACAGATAGAAAACCTTTTAGAGACCGAAAAGCTCCTGAATAAAAAAATCAATGCCTATAAACAAATGATTAGAAAATAA